From Streptomyces sp. NBC_00690, a single genomic window includes:
- a CDS encoding EamA family transporter, which yields MSGGSLGPVGLVVGGALSVQFGAAVAVLLMPEAGAFGVVTLRLVLAALVLLIICRPRLRGHSRSDWGTVVAFGSAMAGMNILFYQSIDRIPLGAAVTLEVLGPLALSVIVSRRAINFVWAGLALVGVVLLSGGGLDRLDPVGALLAIAAGGMWAAYIVFSARTGRRFPQADGLAMALAFGALLSLPFGLVEAGSKLIEPSILLMGLGVALLSSVLPYTLELLALRRLPAPTFAVMMSLEPAVAATAGFLVLNQALAVTEALAISLVIVASMGAVRTQVRRK from the coding sequence CTGAGCGGCGGTTCGCTCGGGCCCGTCGGGCTGGTGGTCGGCGGTGCGCTGTCCGTCCAGTTCGGGGCCGCGGTCGCGGTTCTGCTGATGCCCGAGGCCGGCGCGTTCGGTGTGGTCACCCTGCGACTGGTGCTGGCCGCACTCGTCCTTCTGATCATCTGCCGGCCCCGGCTGCGCGGCCACTCCCGCTCGGACTGGGGCACGGTCGTCGCCTTCGGCAGCGCCATGGCCGGCATGAACATCCTCTTCTACCAGTCCATCGACCGGATTCCGCTGGGCGCGGCGGTCACCCTGGAGGTGCTCGGTCCACTGGCGCTCTCGGTCATCGTGTCGCGGAGGGCGATCAACTTCGTCTGGGCGGGACTGGCCCTGGTGGGCGTCGTCCTGCTCAGCGGCGGTGGACTCGACCGGTTGGACCCGGTCGGTGCGCTGCTCGCCATCGCCGCGGGCGGGATGTGGGCCGCGTACATCGTCTTCAGCGCACGCACCGGACGACGCTTCCCCCAGGCCGACGGTCTGGCCATGGCGCTGGCGTTCGGCGCACTGCTCAGCCTGCCGTTCGGACTGGTCGAGGCCGGCAGCAAGCTGATCGAGCCCTCGATCCTGCTGATGGGCCTCGGAGTCGCACTGCTGTCGTCGGTACTGCCGTACACGCTGGAACTGCTCGCACTGCGGCGGCTGCCGGCGCCCACCTTCGCGGTGATGATGAGTCTGGAGCCTGCGGTCGCGGCAACGGCCGGATTCCTGGTGCTCAACCAGGCGCTCGCGGTCACCGAAGCGCTGGCCATCAGCCTGGTCATCGTGGCCAGCATGGGAGCCGTCCGCACCCAGGTGCGCCGCAAGTAG
- a CDS encoding LysR family transcriptional regulator: MSIELRHLRAFLAIAEEGSMTRAAVRLHLTQPAVSRALAALEKRLGTKLVDRSTHHLALTGEGRVFRDKAAAAVAAFDEALDPNRLRHWPLRLGHAWSALGPHTTPLLRRWELEQPRTPLELLRIDDRTAGLARGAVDAAVLRGQVDTPGLVTELLFMEPRVAAVTSDGPLAARDELTLADLASGPVLINLVSGITTIDLWPEDGRPVSTVTVTNTDDWLTAIAAGRGAGVSVASTAKMHPHPGVAYRPLPDAPPVPVLLAHRVGPGHPALPALRELARELTRDA; this comes from the coding sequence ATGAGCATTGAGCTGCGTCATCTGCGCGCCTTCCTCGCCATCGCCGAGGAGGGGAGCATGACCAGGGCGGCCGTTCGCCTCCATCTGACGCAGCCGGCGGTCTCCCGGGCACTGGCCGCGCTGGAGAAGCGGCTCGGTACGAAGTTGGTGGACCGCTCGACCCACCATCTGGCGCTGACCGGCGAAGGCAGAGTGTTTCGCGACAAGGCCGCGGCTGCCGTGGCAGCCTTCGATGAGGCGCTGGATCCGAACCGGCTGCGCCACTGGCCGTTGCGCCTGGGGCACGCGTGGTCCGCGCTCGGCCCCCATACGACCCCCCTGTTGCGCCGGTGGGAGCTTGAGCAGCCCCGGACCCCGTTGGAACTGCTCCGCATCGACGACCGCACGGCGGGGCTGGCGCGCGGCGCAGTGGACGCGGCGGTGCTGCGCGGGCAGGTGGACACGCCAGGTCTGGTGACGGAGCTGTTGTTCATGGAGCCGAGAGTGGCCGCGGTGACCTCGGACGGACCGCTTGCGGCCCGCGATGAACTGACCCTCGCCGATCTCGCATCGGGACCGGTCCTGATCAATCTGGTGTCGGGGATCACGACGATCGACCTCTGGCCGGAGGACGGGCGCCCGGTGTCCACGGTGACGGTGACCAACACGGACGACTGGCTCACCGCGATCGCGGCGGGCCGGGGTGCGGGGGTCTCGGTGGCGTCGACGGCGAAGATGCACCCGCACCCGGGGGTCGCCTACCGTCCGCTGCCGGACGCCCCACCGGTCCCGGTCCTGTTGGCCCACCGGGTCGGCCCGGGACACCCGGCGCTCCCGGCGCTGCGGGAGCTGGCACGGGAACTCACCCGGGACGCATAG